The following are encoded together in the Glycine soja cultivar W05 chromosome 5, ASM419377v2, whole genome shotgun sequence genome:
- the LOC114411868 gene encoding transcription factor bHLH47-like isoform X1, giving the protein MGSESVAPMVETSKNRSSSGKMNQGKVPRKIHKAEREKMKREHLNERFVDLASALDLNENNGKASILCETARLLKDLLSQIESLKKENVTLLSESHYMTMEKNELKEENCSLETQIEKLQGEIQARLAQSKPDLNVPPHEPPEQTNFPGQNLQLHTIEPNLQQGSTVLVVPFHPNLQASFPAPNVTEVTPKSMSVVSKPHARYPTPADSWPSQLLGEQPTSS; this is encoded by the exons GTCTTCTTCTGGTAAAATGAACCAAGGGAAAGTCCCCAGGAAAATTCACAAGGCTGAAAGGGAGAAAATGAAGCGTGAGCATTTGAATGAACGCTTTGTTGATCTTGCCAGTGCACTTG ATCTAAATGAGAACAATGGAAAGGCTTCTATACTGTGTGAAACTGCCAGGTTGCTGAAAGACTTGCTCAGTCAGATCGAGTCCCTCAAGAAAGAGAATGTCACTCTGTTGTCTGAATCTCATTAT ATGACCATGGAGAAAAATGAGCTGAAGGAGGAGAATTGTAGCCTAGAAACTCAAATTGAGAAACTTCAAGGTGAGATACAGGCAAGACTGGCTCAATCTAAACCTGACCTGAATGTACCTCCCCATGAGCCACCGGAGCAGACAAATTTTCCAGGACAGAATCTCCAATTGCATACCATAGAACCTAACTTGCAGCAAGGATCTACGGTTTTGGTTGTCCCCTTTCATCCCAATCTTCAAGCTTCTTTTCCAGCTCCTAATGTTACCGAGGTCACACCGAAATCTATGTCTGTAGTCAGTAAACCACATGCTAGGTATCCCACACCGGCAGATTCATGGCCATCACAACTGCTTGGAGAGCAACCAACTTCAAGCTAA
- the LOC114411868 gene encoding transcription factor bHLH47-like isoform X2, protein MNQGKVPRKIHKAEREKMKREHLNERFVDLASALDLNENNGKASILCETARLLKDLLSQIESLKKENVTLLSESHYMTMEKNELKEENCSLETQIEKLQGEIQARLAQSKPDLNVPPHEPPEQTNFPGQNLQLHTIEPNLQQGSTVLVVPFHPNLQASFPAPNVTEVTPKSMSVVSKPHARYPTPADSWPSQLLGEQPTSS, encoded by the exons ATGAACCAAGGGAAAGTCCCCAGGAAAATTCACAAGGCTGAAAGGGAGAAAATGAAGCGTGAGCATTTGAATGAACGCTTTGTTGATCTTGCCAGTGCACTTG ATCTAAATGAGAACAATGGAAAGGCTTCTATACTGTGTGAAACTGCCAGGTTGCTGAAAGACTTGCTCAGTCAGATCGAGTCCCTCAAGAAAGAGAATGTCACTCTGTTGTCTGAATCTCATTAT ATGACCATGGAGAAAAATGAGCTGAAGGAGGAGAATTGTAGCCTAGAAACTCAAATTGAGAAACTTCAAGGTGAGATACAGGCAAGACTGGCTCAATCTAAACCTGACCTGAATGTACCTCCCCATGAGCCACCGGAGCAGACAAATTTTCCAGGACAGAATCTCCAATTGCATACCATAGAACCTAACTTGCAGCAAGGATCTACGGTTTTGGTTGTCCCCTTTCATCCCAATCTTCAAGCTTCTTTTCCAGCTCCTAATGTTACCGAGGTCACACCGAAATCTATGTCTGTAGTCAGTAAACCACATGCTAGGTATCCCACACCGGCAGATTCATGGCCATCACAACTGCTTGGAGAGCAACCAACTTCAAGCTAA